A genomic segment from Propioniciclava sp. MC1595 encodes:
- the argH gene encoding argininosuccinate lyase, with protein MSEAEGRLWGGRFSGGPAEAMFALSKSTQFDWRLAPYDLAGSRAHARALNRAGLLTDDELAAMLAGIDGLDADVTSGAFFAAPTDEDVHGALERGLMERVGPELGGRLRAGRSRNDQIATLIRMYLRDELRVVAAGVQEVVVALHDQAVEHLGVPMPGRTHLQSAQPVLLSHHLLAHAWPLLRDVERLRDLDRRLAVSPYGSAALAGTSLGLDPEFVAAELGFAGSVPNSIDGTAARDLVAEAAFVLAMIGVDLSRISEEVILWSTVEFGFARLDDAWSTGSSIMPQKKNPDVAELARGKAGRLVGNLAGLLTTLKGLPLAYNRDLQEDKEPIFDGLDQLRVLLPAMAGMIGTLRFQPERMAARAPEGFSLATDVADWLVRQRVPFAQAHHVAGAAVRYCEERGIELTGLTASDLPAIDERLTPGVLEVLTVEGSINARDGRGGTASARVGEQLNEVADAVDAISEWLVPVEPTPYEPAEAELAWFAEPPTDA; from the coding sequence ATGAGCGAGGCCGAGGGCAGGCTCTGGGGCGGACGGTTCTCCGGGGGGCCCGCGGAGGCGATGTTCGCGCTCAGCAAGTCCACCCAGTTCGACTGGCGGCTGGCCCCCTACGACCTCGCCGGCTCGCGCGCGCACGCGCGCGCCCTGAATAGGGCCGGGTTGCTGACCGACGACGAGCTGGCCGCCATGCTGGCCGGCATCGACGGGCTGGACGCCGACGTCACCTCCGGCGCCTTCTTCGCCGCCCCCACCGACGAGGACGTGCACGGGGCCCTCGAGCGCGGTCTGATGGAGCGCGTCGGCCCCGAGCTCGGCGGACGCCTGCGCGCCGGCCGCTCGCGCAACGACCAGATCGCCACCCTCATCCGGATGTACCTGCGGGACGAGCTGCGCGTCGTCGCCGCCGGGGTGCAGGAGGTCGTCGTCGCCCTGCACGACCAGGCCGTGGAGCACCTCGGCGTGCCGATGCCGGGCCGCACCCACCTGCAGTCGGCCCAGCCCGTGCTGCTGTCGCACCACCTGCTGGCCCACGCGTGGCCGCTGCTGCGCGACGTCGAGCGTCTCCGCGACCTCGACCGGCGGCTCGCCGTGTCGCCCTACGGGTCGGCTGCCCTGGCCGGCACCTCGCTGGGCCTGGACCCTGAGTTCGTCGCCGCGGAGCTGGGCTTCGCCGGCTCGGTGCCCAACTCGATCGACGGCACCGCCGCCCGCGACCTCGTCGCCGAGGCCGCGTTCGTGCTGGCGATGATCGGCGTCGACCTCTCCCGGATCTCGGAGGAGGTCATCCTCTGGTCGACCGTCGAGTTCGGCTTCGCCAGGCTGGACGACGCGTGGTCGACCGGGTCGAGCATCATGCCGCAGAAGAAGAACCCCGACGTCGCCGAGCTCGCCCGCGGCAAGGCCGGGCGTCTGGTGGGCAACCTCGCCGGCCTGCTCACCACCCTCAAGGGACTCCCGCTGGCCTACAACCGCGACCTGCAGGAGGACAAGGAGCCGATCTTCGACGGGCTCGACCAGCTGCGCGTCCTGCTGCCCGCCATGGCGGGGATGATCGGCACCCTGCGCTTCCAGCCCGAGCGGATGGCGGCCCGGGCCCCCGAGGGCTTCTCGCTGGCCACCGACGTCGCCGACTGGCTCGTCCGCCAGCGCGTGCCGTTCGCCCAGGCGCACCACGTCGCCGGCGCCGCCGTCCGCTACTGCGAGGAGCGGGGCATCGAGCTGACCGGCCTAACGGCGTCCGACCTGCCGGCCATCGACGAGCGGCTCACGCCCGGCGTGCTCGAGGTGCTGACCGTGGAGGGCTCGATCAACGCCCGCGACGGTCGCGGCGGCACGGCCTCGGCCCGCGTGGGCGAGCAGCTGAACGAGGTGGCGGACGCGGTCGACGCGATCAGCGAGTGGCTGGTGCCGGTCGAGCCCACCCCCTACGAGCCCGCGGAGGCCGAACTCGCCTGGTTCGCCGAGCCGCCGACGGACGCCTGA
- a CDS encoding arginine repressor: MTERSVPGTKAARQGLIVDLLTREAIRSQTELAELLAAEGFVVTQGTLSKDLVDVGAVRLRGASGELTYAVRDVEASDVKRAHARLVRLASELLLSAEASANLVVVKTPPGAAQFLASAIDKAGLDTVLGTIAGDDSILIVSRAPDGGSALAEHLLALGGDDKEGEA; this comes from the coding sequence ATGACCGAGCGGTCGGTGCCCGGCACCAAGGCCGCCCGCCAGGGCCTCATCGTCGACCTGTTGACCCGCGAGGCGATCCGGTCGCAGACCGAGCTGGCCGAGCTGCTCGCGGCCGAGGGCTTCGTCGTCACGCAGGGGACGCTGTCCAAGGACCTGGTCGACGTGGGCGCCGTCCGGTTGCGCGGGGCGTCCGGTGAGCTGACCTACGCCGTGCGCGACGTCGAGGCGTCCGACGTGAAGCGGGCGCACGCCCGCCTGGTCCGGCTGGCGTCCGAGCTGCTCCTCTCGGCCGAGGCGTCCGCGAACCTCGTCGTCGTCAAGACCCCGCCGGGGGCGGCGCAGTTCCTCGCCTCGGCGATCGACAAGGCCGGCCTCGACACCGTGCTCGGTACCATCGCCGGGGACGATTCCATCCTCATCGTCAGCCGGGCGCCCGACGGGGGCTCTGCGCTGGCCGAACACCTCCTCGCGCTGGGCGGGGACGACAAGGAAGGCGAAGCATGA
- a CDS encoding acetylornithine transaminase gives MSNADVLGRYGAAMMQTFGIPPRVLVRGAGPWVWDADGTPYLDLLAGIAVNSLGHAHPRVVAAITEQAGRLMHISNLFASEPQVALGERLDALVAGDSGLPARTFLTNSGTEANEAALKVTRLTGRPRLVAMEGSFHGRSLGALSVTAAAAYREPFEPLPGNVTWVPYGDLDALAAVMGDDVAAVVVEPVQGENGAISPPEGWLAGVRALCDEHGALLWLDEVQTGIGRCGGWLASATEGVRGDVVTLAKGLGGGFPVGACVAVGDAATLLQAGHHGTTFGGNPLAATVALTVLDVIESEGLLEHARETGDWLAGAIEGLGLSEVSHVRGRGLLRGVVLNQPNAREVLAAALEAGFIVNAPRPDVLRLAPPLVVTRDELQLFVDALPGLVRA, from the coding sequence ATGAGCAACGCGGACGTCCTGGGCCGCTACGGCGCGGCCATGATGCAGACCTTCGGCATCCCGCCGCGGGTGCTCGTGCGCGGCGCGGGCCCCTGGGTGTGGGACGCCGACGGCACCCCTTACCTGGACCTCCTGGCCGGCATCGCGGTGAACTCCCTCGGCCACGCCCACCCGCGCGTGGTGGCGGCGATCACCGAGCAGGCCGGGCGCCTGATGCACATCTCGAACCTGTTCGCCTCCGAGCCCCAGGTCGCCCTCGGCGAGCGCCTCGACGCGCTCGTGGCCGGCGACTCGGGCCTCCCCGCGCGCACGTTCCTGACCAACTCCGGCACCGAGGCCAACGAGGCCGCCCTCAAGGTGACCCGCCTGACCGGGCGGCCGCGCCTGGTGGCCATGGAGGGCTCCTTCCACGGCCGGTCGCTCGGCGCGCTGTCGGTCACCGCGGCGGCCGCGTACCGCGAGCCGTTCGAGCCGCTGCCGGGCAACGTCACGTGGGTGCCCTACGGCGACCTGGACGCCCTCGCGGCCGTGATGGGCGACGACGTCGCCGCGGTCGTGGTCGAACCCGTCCAGGGCGAGAACGGAGCGATCAGCCCGCCGGAGGGCTGGCTCGCCGGCGTCCGAGCGCTGTGCGACGAGCATGGCGCGCTGCTGTGGCTGGACGAGGTCCAGACCGGCATCGGGCGCTGCGGGGGCTGGCTGGCATCGGCGACCGAGGGCGTGCGCGGTGACGTCGTCACCCTCGCCAAGGGCCTGGGCGGCGGCTTCCCGGTCGGGGCCTGCGTGGCCGTCGGCGACGCCGCGACCCTGCTACAGGCCGGGCACCACGGCACCACCTTCGGGGGCAACCCCCTGGCCGCCACCGTGGCCCTGACGGTGCTCGACGTCATCGAGTCCGAGGGACTCTTGGAGCACGCCCGGGAGACCGGCGACTGGCTCGCCGGCGCGATCGAGGGCCTCGGCCTGTCCGAGGTCAGCCACGTCCGTGGGCGCGGCCTGCTGCGCGGCGTGGTGCTCAACCAGCCGAACGCGCGCGAGGTGCTCGCCGCCGCGCTGGAGGCCGGGTTCATCGTCAACGCGCCCCGCCCCGACGTGCTGCGGCTGGCCCCGCCCCTGGTGGTCACCCGCGACGAGCTCCAGCTCTTCGTCGACGCCCTGCCCGGCCTGGTGCGGGCATGA
- the argB gene encoding acetylglutamate kinase, producing MTYTTRTAELQGEVYTKAGTLIEALPWLTKYAGATLVVKYGGNAMVSEELKRAFVEDIVFLRRCGIRPVVVHGGGPQINLMLDKLGIASEFKGGLRVTSPEAMDVVRMVLVGQVGRELVGLLNQHGPLAVGMSGEDGGLFTAQRRGTVVDGEEVDLGLVGEVASVNTDAISDLIEAGRIPVVASVSPDAEGAVHNLNADTAAAALAAALGADRLIILTDVEGLYANWPSTDEIIARITTSDLRALLPTLASGMIPKMEACLAAVEDGVPLATIVDGRQPHSLLLEIFTDEGVGTMVVPG from the coding sequence ATGACCTACACCACCCGCACCGCCGAGCTCCAGGGCGAGGTCTACACCAAGGCCGGCACCCTCATCGAGGCGCTGCCCTGGCTCACCAAGTACGCCGGCGCCACGCTGGTGGTGAAGTACGGCGGCAACGCGATGGTCAGCGAGGAGCTCAAGCGCGCCTTCGTGGAGGACATCGTCTTCCTGCGCCGCTGCGGCATCCGGCCCGTCGTCGTGCACGGCGGCGGCCCCCAGATCAACCTGATGCTCGACAAGCTCGGCATCGCCAGCGAGTTCAAGGGCGGCCTGCGCGTCACCAGCCCCGAGGCCATGGACGTCGTCCGGATGGTCCTCGTCGGCCAGGTCGGGCGCGAGCTCGTCGGCCTGCTCAACCAGCACGGACCCCTGGCCGTCGGCATGTCGGGCGAGGACGGCGGCCTGTTCACCGCCCAGCGCCGCGGCACCGTCGTCGACGGCGAGGAGGTCGACCTCGGGCTCGTCGGCGAGGTCGCCTCGGTCAACACCGACGCGATCTCCGACCTCATCGAGGCCGGGCGCATCCCCGTGGTCGCCTCGGTCTCCCCGGACGCCGAGGGTGCGGTCCACAACCTCAACGCCGACACCGCCGCGGCCGCGCTCGCCGCCGCGCTGGGCGCCGACCGGCTGATCATCCTCACCGACGTGGAGGGCCTGTACGCCAACTGGCCCAGCACCGACGAGATCATCGCCCGGATCACCACCTCCGACCTGCGGGCCCTGCTGCCCACGCTGGCCAGCGGGATGATCCCCAAGATGGAGGCGTGCCTGGCCGCGGTCGAGGACGGCGTGCCGCTGGCCACGATCGTCGACGGTCGCCAGCCGCACTCGCTGCTGCTGGAGATCTTCACCGACGAGGGTGTCGGCACGATGGTGGTGCCCGGATGA
- the argJ gene encoding bifunctional glutamate N-acetyltransferase/amino-acid acetyltransferase ArgJ, translated as MSVTAAKGFTAAGVKAGIKASGNHDLALVRNEGPAKVAAGVFTTNRFQAAPVVWSIDVLAGGQLDAVVLNSGGANACTGPDGLADARAMAEATASALGTTPDQVAVCSTGLIGVRLPMDAVHAGIAAAAAGLAADGASDAALAIMTTDTVPKQAATTSEAGWSVGGMAKGAGMLAPALATMLVVVTTDADLTPAQADTALRAATRVTFDRTDSDGCMSTNDTVILMASGASGVGPDLEAFTDALTQVCGSLARQLLSDAEGSSHDIAVTVVNAATEDDAVDVARCVTRSNLFKTAIFGNDPNWGRVLASAGTSRATFDPDRVSVSFNGVKVFDTGALGEDRSLVDLTDREVLVEIDLAAGPASATVWTNDLTYDYVRENAEYSS; from the coding sequence GTGAGCGTCACCGCAGCCAAGGGCTTCACCGCCGCCGGCGTCAAGGCCGGCATCAAGGCGTCCGGCAACCACGACCTCGCGCTCGTGCGCAACGAGGGCCCGGCCAAGGTCGCGGCCGGCGTCTTCACCACCAACCGCTTCCAGGCCGCCCCCGTGGTGTGGTCCATCGACGTGCTCGCCGGCGGCCAGCTGGACGCCGTCGTCCTCAACTCCGGCGGCGCCAACGCCTGCACCGGCCCCGACGGGCTGGCCGACGCCCGCGCCATGGCCGAGGCCACGGCGTCCGCGCTCGGCACCACCCCCGACCAGGTTGCGGTCTGCTCGACAGGCCTGATCGGCGTCCGCCTCCCCATGGACGCCGTGCACGCCGGCATCGCCGCCGCTGCCGCCGGCCTCGCCGCCGACGGGGCCTCGGACGCCGCGCTGGCGATCATGACCACCGACACCGTGCCGAAGCAGGCGGCCACCACGAGCGAGGCCGGATGGAGCGTCGGCGGCATGGCCAAGGGAGCCGGCATGCTGGCCCCCGCGCTCGCCACCATGCTCGTGGTCGTCACCACCGACGCCGACCTCACCCCGGCGCAGGCCGACACCGCCCTGCGCGCCGCGACCCGGGTCACGTTCGACCGCACCGACTCCGACGGCTGCATGTCGACCAACGACACCGTGATCCTGATGGCCTCCGGCGCCTCGGGCGTGGGCCCCGACCTCGAGGCGTTCACCGACGCCCTCACCCAGGTCTGCGGGTCGCTGGCCCGCCAGCTGCTGTCGGACGCCGAGGGGTCCAGCCACGACATCGCCGTCACGGTCGTCAACGCCGCCACCGAGGACGACGCCGTGGACGTCGCCCGCTGTGTGACCCGCTCCAACCTGTTCAAGACCGCGATCTTCGGCAACGACCCCAACTGGGGCCGGGTGCTGGCCTCGGCCGGCACCTCGAGGGCGACCTTCGACCCCGACCGGGTGAGCGTCTCGTTCAACGGCGTGAAGGTCTTCGACACCGGTGCCCTCGGCGAGGACCGCTCGCTGGTCGACCTCACCGACCGCGAGGTGCTCGTCGAGATCGACCTCGCCGCCGGCCCGGCGTCGGCCACCGTGTGGACCAACGACCTCACCTACGACTACGTGCGCGAGAACGCGGAGTACAGCTCATGA
- the argC gene encoding N-acetyl-gamma-glutamyl-phosphate reductase, protein MTTKIAVAGCTGYAGGEILRLLLGRDDIEIGALTAKSSAGSRLGEHHQHLAPLFDRVVLDTTPENLAGHDVVFLALPHGTSAEVAAQLGDDVLVIDSGADFRLEDSEAWRQFYGTEHAGTWPYGLPELPGQREALATAKRIAVPGCFPTTVTLGLAPALQAGLVDGHDVVVVAPTGPSGAGKSLKPHLLGSELMGSASAYGVGGVHRHVPEMLQNFRKLGAEAPTISFTPVLVPMSRGILATVTAPLAGATTTAEARAAYEQAWADEPFVHLLPEGLWPQTQSVVGSNHVHVQVAVDAAANRLVVVAALDNLTKGTAGGAIQSMNLALGLPETLGLTTLGVAP, encoded by the coding sequence ATGACGACGAAGATTGCGGTCGCGGGCTGCACGGGGTACGCCGGGGGAGAGATCCTGCGGCTCCTCCTGGGGCGCGACGACATCGAGATCGGTGCCCTGACGGCGAAGTCCTCCGCCGGGTCCCGCCTGGGCGAGCACCACCAGCACCTGGCGCCGCTGTTCGACCGCGTCGTCCTCGACACCACCCCCGAGAACCTCGCCGGCCACGACGTCGTCTTCCTCGCCCTGCCGCACGGCACGTCGGCCGAGGTCGCGGCCCAGCTGGGCGACGACGTGCTGGTCATCGACTCCGGCGCCGACTTCCGCCTCGAGGATTCCGAGGCCTGGCGGCAGTTCTACGGCACCGAGCACGCGGGGACCTGGCCCTACGGCCTGCCCGAGCTGCCCGGCCAGCGCGAGGCCCTGGCCACGGCCAAGCGCATCGCCGTGCCCGGTTGCTTCCCGACCACGGTCACCCTCGGCCTCGCCCCGGCCCTGCAGGCGGGCCTCGTCGACGGGCACGACGTCGTCGTGGTCGCCCCGACCGGCCCCTCGGGCGCGGGCAAGTCCCTCAAGCCGCACCTGCTGGGCAGCGAGCTGATGGGCTCGGCGTCCGCCTACGGGGTCGGGGGAGTGCACCGCCACGTCCCGGAGATGCTGCAGAACTTCCGCAAGCTGGGCGCCGAGGCACCGACCATCTCCTTCACCCCGGTCCTGGTCCCGATGTCGCGCGGCATCCTGGCCACGGTCACCGCCCCGCTGGCCGGAGCCACGACCACCGCCGAGGCCCGCGCCGCCTACGAGCAGGCCTGGGCCGACGAGCCGTTCGTGCACCTGCTGCCGGAGGGCCTGTGGCCCCAGACCCAGTCGGTGGTCGGCTCCAACCACGTGCACGTGCAGGTGGCCGTCGACGCCGCCGCGAACCGCCTGGTTGTGGTCGCCGCCCTCGACAACCTCACCAAGGGCACCGCCGGCGGTGCCATCCAGTCCATGAACCTCGCCCTGGGCCTCCCCGAGACCCTCGGCCTCACCACGTTGGGAGTCGCCCCGTGA
- a CDS encoding TetR/AcrR family transcriptional regulator C-terminal domain-containing protein: MALSAHQVLDAARSILDADGLEGLSMRRVAAALEVQPGALYHHVPDKQTLLAGVADQILGEVDEPLGLWRPAVEAWTASLRAVLLAHRDSAELVATARGFRLSRHDTTRHPATLLATAGLSTVEARGAASALLYFVLGHVAEEQARLDWERFHPADPGKAMDADAAFALGVGLILDGVSAR, from the coding sequence ATGGCCCTCTCCGCGCACCAGGTGCTCGACGCGGCGCGTTCGATCCTGGATGCCGATGGGCTCGAGGGGCTGTCCATGCGTCGGGTCGCCGCCGCGCTCGAGGTCCAGCCCGGGGCGCTCTACCACCACGTCCCCGACAAGCAGACCCTGCTGGCCGGGGTCGCGGACCAGATCCTCGGTGAGGTCGACGAACCCCTCGGGCTGTGGCGTCCGGCCGTGGAGGCCTGGACCGCCAGCCTGCGCGCGGTCCTGCTCGCCCACCGCGACTCGGCCGAGTTGGTCGCGACGGCCCGTGGCTTCCGCCTCTCGCGCCACGACACCACGCGTCACCCGGCGACGCTGTTGGCCACCGCGGGGCTGTCCACCGTCGAGGCGCGCGGCGCGGCGTCCGCTCTGTTGTACTTCGTCCTCGGCCACGTCGCCGAGGAACAGGCGCGGCTCGACTGGGAACGGTTCCACCCCGCCGACCCCGGCAAGGCCATGGACGCCGACGCTGCGTTCGCCCTCGGGGTGGGGCTGATCCTCGACGGCGTGTCCGCGCGCTGA
- the nhaA gene encoding Na+/H+ antiporter NhaA — MNPSSPSRLRRILSPGSYPEHLRIGAILRKETTGGIMLMVAALVAIIWANSPAADSYFALRDLRIGPASLHLDLSLGAWAADGLLAVFFFLVGLELKHEFVAGDLRNPQRAMVPVVAAAGGVIVPALIYAAINWGQGETLRGWAIPTATDIAFAVAVLAIIGSHLPSPLRIFLLTLAVVDDLIAITIIALFYTESVNVVALGLFLVPVALYGVLVQTRPRWFAERPWTPWLVLLPIAVVAWALLHEAGIHATIAGVVLGFLVPVRRKDPDAGEGHGLAMTFEHAYRPLSTGFAVPVFAFFSAGVAVGGLDGLVEAVTSPVALGIIVGLVLGKPIGIVASTFLLTRFTRATLDPALRWGDMAGVGVLAGIGFTVSLLVGELSFGLGSDHNDAAKVGVLLASVLAAVLAAGILVPSNRRHRAIALAETSDTDADGVPDAFDTAPQDPTRH, encoded by the coding sequence TTGAACCCGTCATCCCCCAGCCGCCTGCGCCGCATCCTGTCGCCCGGCAGCTATCCGGAGCACCTGCGCATCGGCGCGATCCTGCGCAAGGAGACCACCGGCGGCATCATGCTCATGGTGGCCGCCCTGGTCGCCATCATCTGGGCCAACTCCCCCGCGGCCGACTCCTACTTCGCCCTGCGCGACCTGCGCATCGGCCCCGCGTCGCTCCACCTCGACCTGAGCCTCGGCGCGTGGGCGGCGGACGGCCTGCTGGCCGTGTTCTTCTTCCTGGTCGGCCTCGAGCTCAAGCACGAGTTCGTCGCGGGCGACCTGCGCAACCCCCAGCGGGCGATGGTCCCGGTCGTGGCGGCGGCGGGCGGCGTCATCGTCCCCGCGCTGATCTACGCGGCGATCAACTGGGGCCAGGGCGAGACACTGCGCGGCTGGGCGATCCCGACCGCGACCGACATCGCGTTCGCCGTGGCGGTGCTGGCCATCATCGGCTCCCACCTGCCCTCGCCGCTGCGCATCTTCCTGCTGACGCTCGCCGTGGTCGACGACCTGATCGCGATCACGATCATCGCGCTCTTCTACACCGAGTCGGTCAACGTGGTCGCGCTCGGGTTGTTCCTGGTGCCGGTGGCGCTGTACGGCGTCCTTGTCCAGACCCGCCCCCGCTGGTTCGCCGAACGGCCGTGGACGCCGTGGCTCGTCCTGCTCCCGATCGCGGTCGTGGCGTGGGCCCTGCTCCACGAGGCGGGGATCCACGCCACCATCGCGGGCGTGGTCCTGGGCTTCCTGGTCCCGGTACGCCGCAAGGACCCCGACGCCGGCGAGGGCCACGGGCTCGCGATGACCTTCGAGCACGCCTACCGCCCGCTGTCGACGGGGTTCGCGGTGCCCGTGTTCGCGTTCTTCTCCGCGGGTGTCGCCGTCGGCGGCCTCGACGGCCTCGTCGAGGCGGTCACCTCCCCGGTGGCCCTCGGCATCATCGTCGGCCTCGTGCTGGGCAAGCCGATCGGCATCGTCGCCTCCACGTTCCTGTTGACGAGGTTCACCCGCGCCACGCTCGACCCGGCCCTGCGCTGGGGCGACATGGCCGGCGTCGGCGTGCTGGCCGGCATCGGCTTCACCGTGTCCCTGCTGGTGGGCGAGCTGAGCTTCGGGCTGGGCAGCGACCACAACGACGCCGCCAAGGTGGGGGTGCTGCTCGCCTCGGTCCTGGCCGCGGTCCTGGCCGCCGGCATCCTCGTGCCCAGCAACCGGAGGCACCGGGCCATCGCCCTGGCCGAGACCAGCGACACCGACGCCGACGGCGTCCCCGATGCCTTCGACACCGCACCGCAGGACCCGACCCGCCACTGA